In one window of Poriferisphaera corsica DNA:
- a CDS encoding ANTAR domain-containing response regulator yields the protein MANFESDKATSRGAALPEVRTVIIAEDEHLLARSLCEELTGLGYEVLGMASNGRKVIDLAREKRPDIALLDLRMPEMTGLEAAKVLYEEMGIPVMIVSAYSDREYVEAAGDLGVIGYLLKPVSADTLRVSMTVAWQRYLEKRKAELECALLEKRLADRKLIERAKGLIMQNLGLSESEAMRRLQKQSRDTRRPMAELAQAVIDAQELMEGVATPRE from the coding sequence ATGGCGAATTTTGAGTCTGACAAGGCTACAAGTCGCGGAGCTGCGTTACCAGAGGTGCGCACAGTCATCATTGCAGAGGATGAACATCTTCTGGCGAGGAGTCTGTGCGAGGAACTCACTGGGCTAGGTTACGAAGTTCTGGGCATGGCATCGAACGGTCGCAAGGTTATTGATCTTGCGCGCGAAAAACGACCGGACATTGCTCTATTGGATCTGCGCATGCCGGAGATGACAGGGCTTGAGGCGGCGAAGGTGCTATATGAAGAGATGGGTATACCGGTCATGATCGTGAGTGCATACAGTGATCGTGAGTATGTTGAAGCAGCGGGTGATTTGGGTGTGATCGGATACCTGTTGAAGCCGGTGAGTGCAGATACGCTTCGAGTATCGATGACGGTGGCTTGGCAGCGGTATCTTGAGAAACGCAAAGCTGAGCTTGAATGTGCATTGTTAGAAAAACGATTGGCAGATCGCAAGCTTATTGAGCGAGCGAAAGGCTTGATCATGCAAAATCTTGGGCTGAGCGAATCTGAAGCGATGCGGCGATTGCAAAAACAATCTCGAGATACCAGGCGTCCAATGGCGGAATTAGCGCAAGCGGTCATTGATGCTCAGGAGTTGATGGAAGGTGTTGCAACACCCCGAGAATAA
- a CDS encoding ABC transporter permease: MSQISTADNLFKPPQTIVIQPRKRLSVRDFTEMWQYRDLCWTLSIRDIQIRYKQTLLGAVWALLQPLATSGVATVVFGHFLGLASGSLADYFLQVFPAMIIWSLFSAIITATSNSLVSNAEMLRKVYFPRLIIPLSSAGAPLLDFLVASSVAIAFLTFTTQSISIHFLLIPLIVLSTLIAAFGIGLSLAALTVVYRDFRLVVPFMVQLLFFVTPVLYALPVTDKWLPYASLNPMFGPITTLRAILEGNPYSFTPWAISLSISATTLSFGIFVFTRIERKFADIV, encoded by the coding sequence GTGTCACAAATTAGTACCGCAGACAACCTATTTAAGCCGCCGCAAACGATTGTCATTCAGCCACGCAAGCGTCTATCCGTTCGGGATTTCACAGAGATGTGGCAATATCGAGATCTTTGCTGGACGCTGTCGATTCGTGACATACAGATCCGTTACAAACAAACGCTTCTCGGAGCTGTTTGGGCGTTACTCCAACCGCTCGCCACCTCAGGTGTTGCCACCGTTGTGTTTGGCCATTTCCTTGGCCTCGCCTCCGGATCACTCGCCGATTACTTCCTGCAAGTTTTCCCCGCAATGATCATCTGGAGCCTCTTCTCAGCCATCATCACAGCTACAAGTAATAGCCTTGTCAGCAATGCTGAAATGCTTCGCAAAGTCTATTTCCCACGTCTGATTATCCCACTCAGTTCCGCTGGCGCTCCCCTCCTTGATTTCCTCGTTGCATCATCCGTTGCAATCGCATTCCTCACATTCACTACTCAAAGTATCTCCATCCATTTTCTCCTCATTCCCTTGATTGTTCTCTCGACACTGATTGCGGCATTCGGAATCGGCCTCTCGTTGGCAGCTCTTACTGTCGTTTACCGCGATTTTCGACTGGTTGTCCCTTTTATGGTTCAACTACTCTTCTTTGTGACACCCGTACTCTACGCCCTCCCCGTCACAGACAAATGGCTCCCCTACGCAAGCCTCAATCCGATGTTCGGCCCGATCACAACGCTCCGCGCCATACTCGAAGGCAATCCTTATTCCTTCACACCATGGGCTATTTCTCTCAGTATTTCCGCAACCACGCTTTCCTTCGGCATCTTTGTCTTCACACGCATCGAAAGAAAATTCGCTGACATTGTTTAA
- a CDS encoding ABC transporter ATP-binding protein produces the protein MSDPVIQVNNLSKLYNRGQQSTIHKNFVDTFSNLINFRNRQKNTTNKKENQFWALDNINFSLASGECLGIIGHNGAGKSTLLKILSRITAPTQGRIEIAGRVASLLEVGTGFHPELTGRENIFLNGTVLGMTRSEVKRKLDEIIEFSGVAEALDTPVKRYSSGMRVRLAFAVAAHLDPEILIVDEVLAVGDMDFQKKCLGKMQQAYKEDRTVLFVSHNLSAVQSLCTRCIWLDNGQIRAMGDTADVIEQYLATASDRSSCDTKNNKRYYDKHGIDARITRIEPSMQHNAGFYYKQPLSFKIHIDAKSHHFNQRFRASIHDLSGGTIITNFSTPNISLTPERDNVFTLTIHEENLVPGSYKLSLSIGQGMQDQARADLDTIVDGPTFAIHPLSQNGQTLHNWSRNLGPLTHNNVSVINAYVHENKAA, from the coding sequence ATGAGTGACCCGGTCATCCAAGTAAATAATCTCAGCAAGCTCTACAACCGTGGGCAGCAATCAACGATTCACAAAAACTTCGTTGACACTTTCTCAAACCTCATCAATTTTCGTAACAGACAGAAAAACACGACCAACAAAAAAGAAAATCAATTCTGGGCTCTCGATAACATCAATTTCTCCCTGGCTTCAGGCGAATGCCTCGGCATCATCGGCCACAACGGTGCAGGAAAATCAACACTACTGAAAATCCTCTCTCGCATCACCGCCCCAACGCAAGGTCGCATCGAAATCGCAGGGCGTGTCGCATCACTTCTCGAAGTAGGCACCGGGTTTCATCCCGAACTGACCGGCCGTGAAAACATCTTTCTGAACGGCACCGTCCTCGGTATGACCCGCTCAGAAGTCAAACGAAAACTCGATGAAATCATCGAATTTTCTGGTGTTGCAGAAGCACTCGATACGCCAGTTAAACGTTACTCTTCAGGAATGCGTGTACGTCTCGCTTTCGCTGTCGCAGCCCACCTCGATCCCGAAATTCTTATCGTCGATGAAGTCCTCGCCGTTGGCGACATGGACTTCCAAAAGAAATGTCTCGGTAAAATGCAGCAAGCATACAAAGAAGATCGCACCGTGCTCTTCGTCTCTCACAATCTCTCAGCAGTCCAATCTCTATGCACCCGCTGTATCTGGCTCGACAATGGCCAAATTCGCGCGATGGGTGATACCGCAGATGTCATTGAACAATATCTCGCCACCGCTTCCGACCGATCAAGTTGCGATACAAAGAACAATAAACGCTATTACGACAAACATGGCATCGATGCACGCATAACCCGAATTGAACCCAGTATGCAGCACAATGCTGGCTTCTACTACAAACAACCACTTTCATTCAAGATCCACATCGACGCGAAATCTCATCATTTTAATCAGCGTTTCCGTGCTTCCATTCACGATCTCTCAGGCGGCACCATAATCACAAACTTCTCTACCCCCAATATCTCCCTCACTCCCGAACGTGATAATGTCTTCACTCTCACCATCCATGAAGAAAACCTGGTCCCAGGTTCGTACAAACTTTCCCTCTCAATTGGGCAAGGTATGCAAGATCAAGCCCGCGCCGACCTCGACACAATCGTCGACGGCCCAACATTTGCCATACACCCGCTCTCTCAAAATGGTCAAACCCTACACAACTGGTCACGCAATCTAGGCCCCCTCACTCACAACAATGTTTCAGTCATCAACGCATATGTCCATGAAAACAAGGCCGCCTAG
- a CDS encoding glycosyltransferase family 2 protein, with the protein MHMPSHNHTPLVTVVIPTWNDDQYISEAIQSILKQTFTDFELIIANDGSTDNTPVIAEKFAKQDDRIIILNKPHSNGSIIRNHALEITRGQFTAVMDADDYSDHTRLEKQVNFLLENPDHVAVGSWFVRVDPEGNTLGMKMLPETHEEIDSLHIEGNAGAIAHSSLMYRTDAFRDIGGYSERPCATDYDLALKLAEKGRIANLPEVLYYWRQHLKSTSSNKSIEQARCAFQAWIDARNRRDLPIDHNTAERLGDEIKTMKPATKAQILSLWSRYALHYGELPVARKHAMHALARNPFCLQNWRIFKWSLTG; encoded by the coding sequence ATGCATATGCCATCACATAACCACACACCACTCGTCACCGTCGTTATCCCGACATGGAATGATGACCAATATATTAGTGAAGCAATCCAAAGTATACTCAAACAAACATTCACCGACTTCGAACTCATCATCGCTAACGATGGTTCAACAGACAATACACCTGTCATCGCAGAAAAATTTGCCAAGCAAGACGACCGCATCATCATCCTCAACAAGCCTCATTCCAATGGCTCTATCATTCGCAATCATGCACTCGAAATAACACGCGGCCAATTTACCGCTGTTATGGATGCCGACGACTATTCGGATCACACTCGGCTTGAAAAACAAGTGAATTTTCTTCTCGAAAACCCAGATCATGTCGCCGTCGGCTCATGGTTCGTCCGTGTTGATCCTGAAGGTAATACTCTTGGCATGAAAATGCTTCCCGAAACACACGAAGAAATCGACAGCTTACATATTGAAGGCAACGCCGGTGCGATCGCACACAGCTCTCTGATGTATCGTACTGATGCCTTCCGAGATATCGGCGGTTATAGCGAACGCCCATGCGCAACCGACTACGATCTCGCTTTAAAACTAGCTGAAAAAGGCAGAATCGCAAACCTCCCAGAGGTTCTCTACTACTGGCGTCAACACCTGAAATCAACATCATCGAACAAAAGCATAGAGCAAGCTCGTTGTGCTTTTCAAGCATGGATCGATGCCCGCAATCGCCGCGATCTTCCCATCGATCATAATACTGCGGAACGATTAGGTGACGAAATCAAAACGATGAAGCCCGCCACCAAAGCCCAAATTCTTTCCCTCTGGTCGCGTTATGCACTTCACTATGGTGAGCTTCCCGTTGCACGCAAACATGCCATGCACGCTCTTGCCCGCAACCCATTTTGCCTGCAAAACTGGCGCATTTTCAAATGGTCACTCACGGGTTAA
- a CDS encoding glycosyltransferase family 2 protein — MTQYLTNNTTTHSPLISVLMPVYNAQDYLTEAIESILNQTSSDFELICINDGSTDDSLSILNGYQKCDPRIIVLSQENQGVVGSRNNALTHAKGEFIALMDADDLCDPTRFEKQIGFLKANPDHVAVGSYLIRSDPYGSPAGMQKPPLNHETIESALIQGDGSAITQATMMIRTHALKAINGWSPEYNFVEDLDMQIRLSELGKLANLPEALFTYRRHMNSFCFRNYKSMTTQIADILNQAYKRRNLDKQVTLYQVRPDLNQKHNPADIYRNWAYHAIENRNRLIACKHALNALRRDPFNTKSWKVAYCSLSA, encoded by the coding sequence ATGACGCAATACCTAACAAACAACACGACAACTCACAGTCCTTTAATCTCCGTATTGATGCCCGTTTACAATGCGCAGGACTATCTTACTGAAGCCATCGAATCAATTCTCAATCAAACAAGCTCTGATTTTGAGCTTATTTGTATCAACGATGGATCGACCGATGATTCTCTCTCCATCCTCAATGGCTACCAAAAATGTGATCCACGTATCATTGTTCTATCCCAGGAAAATCAAGGTGTTGTCGGCTCAAGAAACAATGCTCTAACTCATGCTAAGGGAGAGTTTATCGCACTTATGGACGCTGATGATCTCTGTGATCCGACACGCTTCGAAAAGCAGATTGGTTTCCTCAAAGCCAATCCCGATCACGTTGCAGTCGGATCCTACCTCATCCGTTCTGACCCCTATGGTTCACCCGCTGGCATGCAAAAACCGCCACTAAACCACGAAACGATCGAATCGGCACTCATCCAGGGCGACGGCTCCGCTATTACACAAGCCACAATGATGATCCGCACCCATGCTCTTAAAGCAATCAACGGCTGGTCACCAGAATACAACTTTGTAGAAGACCTAGATATGCAAATCCGCCTGAGTGAATTGGGCAAACTTGCAAATCTTCCAGAGGCGCTTTTTACTTATCGCCGCCACATGAACTCATTCTGCTTTCGCAACTATAAATCCATGACGACACAAATCGCAGACATCCTTAACCAAGCTTACAAGCGTAGAAATCTTGATAAGCAAGTAACACTGTATCAAGTTCGTCCAGACCTAAATCAGAAGCATAATCCTGCAGATATTTATCGCAACTGGGCATATCACGCTATCGAGAACCGCAATCGTCTCATTGCCTGCAAACATGCTTTGAATGCCCTACGCCGCGACCCGTTTAACACTAAATCCTGGAAAGTAGCCTACTGCTCACTAAGCGCTTAA